Sequence from the Miscanthus floridulus cultivar M001 chromosome 16, ASM1932011v1, whole genome shotgun sequence genome:
AATAGGGACGAAAAATGCACGCCCCCTGCTCGAAATTGTTTCCTCTGGGACCATTGGCTAAGCTGTTACTCTTGTAGAAGTGGAAGGACAGGTTAGTTTGGCGTCAGTTAGCATTGTAATCTCACAGAATTGTGATTTGTTGATTCGTGGATATGGCATGATGAAAAATCCAACTGAGGCATTGTTTGGCTGGATCTAATACACCTCAATCCATATGTATTGAGTTGGATCGGGGATGGAAAACTAGTCCATTTTTCATGGATTGTGGTGGATTGAATTGCAGCCTGAGGGCACAGGAATGTTAGCCACCTTCTATGGTCAGAAAGCAAACCCTACATCTCAGGGTATCTGTTTCATATGATTGCTCAATGTGGGGTGATACCGCACCAGTCTGGTGATAGACGGATGACGATTTTCAGTGTTGTTTGTGTTTCTATCTTTCGTGACCAGGTTAAGGTCATGTTTATAGAAAACTAAAATTTTCTCCAAATGTTGTAGGAATTGAAATGTTCCATGGAGAAATGCTGGAATTTCTTTAGGAACCAGTCTCAGGTTACGCTTGCCACTTCTCTAGCAGGCAGTAGGTCAGCATGTTCGCTTCGCAGCATACCGAACATATTCAAGGGTAAGATAAGAGGGCCAGACATGAATACTCCTCCAACTCTGGTGATCTGgctgttagtttgatctccaccaattgggccCTTAGATcaacgccctgatcggggacgtccaaccactccatggttggtgggccatCGTTGCACAACACCATAAAAGGGAAGTTGGGGCCGAGGCATGAGGTACGAGGTTGATCAGAACCTCCAGATGCCCCACCCCTATCCCAACGCTATTCGATCTAAAGAGAAGGGTGCTGTCAGCGACGGAAAGCCCCACCGACTTCGCCATCGCCTCTGCACCACGGCGCCGCCATCTCCCTCAGGCCGTCACTTAGGGATGAAAACgttacggatattttccgaccgtattcgaaaccgaatccgtttagatgggttgagatctgtccgtatccgagtccgaatatccaacatctgataccatatccgtatccgaatactcaaatcgcatatttatgatgtcgatatccaatcgtatcctatccgacatagttgacactatccgtattcgaatccgaatccggacagaaatatgaaaacaaatgtaatatcggtgatatccgtccgtatttgatccgttttcatccctaccgtcACTGCACCGTGCCTACACCTGCGACGGCCTAGCGCGTGCGTCACGGCTACCACTACTCCAACACGATGCGGCCATCGTGACGGCTGCCGCGGGCGCATTAGCTACCAAGGTACACCAACTAGTTGTTcatacccgctagatctacacctagaggTTGAGAAATATCTATCAATGGTACCGGAGCCGGGTTCTAGTGTAGATCTAAATTAAGGGTAGCAATTTAGAAGGAGATGAGAAAGATCCAATTCGGATCGAGACAGAGGGTTCCGAACCCTAAACTCAAAATCGGGGAAGAAAAGGAATGAGAAGGGCCTCGGGTTTTGAAaagcaaccctaaccctaacccgcgcaaaagctcgaggaagaagaacagtacgaaaccctaaccctaacgcaactctaaccctaatcgggtgaagcATAGAGAAGAGAAAGGGGTCTCAACACgcgaagccgaaccctaacccgcgAAATcgtctcggggaagaagaacagtctcTAACCCCGACCCTAGAAAACCCTAACCCAAGAAACAGATCGGACGAATGAGAGGAGGACCTACTGGACTCTCTTGCCGCGCGTCACCACCGCTGTCGCGTGGGTTGTCTCCTACCGGCGCGCGGGAaggagctccgccgccgcctcatCGGTGAGCGGAGAGAAGTCgagccgccgccgctcctcgGGGCGAGCCGTGCGAGCTCCGGCCAAGGGCGCCGCCGCTagtccgctcgacggcggcgcgctcaaccacgtggggagcgcgcacgccagcGAAGGGGCCGGCAACGGCGCCATGCTCTCTCCCTTTCGCTCGGTCGGTTGCTACTGCTGCGCTGAGGGGAGAAGAAAGGAGTGCAGcgaagagagagaggaagggaggcaGACGAATGAGTTAGGGTTCGGGGGAGGACGCTGCGCCGGGCGGTTTTGTTCGAGCGAAACGCGCGCGTGATCGTCGGATTAAGATGGACAACGGAGAGTAGCCGGACCGGAGGCTGGCCCAGGCGGGCACGCGCGGCCGCGcggctttgccggcctaggcccaggttgtggcctaggTGCGGGCAGCACGCGTGCAAGGGAGCTGAGCCGTGCGGTTTTGCTGTTTTGGGCCGAGAACCAGTCAAGATTGAGcctagtatttttttttctttttttgttttccaGTAAATGgttatttctagaaaataaaaaatagcGCAAATAAAATAGAAGAAATGtgaattttcctgtgggtaaaattcataaATTATCTTTAAGTTCCCGCTGCAAAGTTTATtgctgattatcttctaattaaattcaaaccaacgggagaatttaatttgaagagcagttatatttagtaaattatgattatgttgatcctctaattaaattggaaccaacgggaaaatttaattagaggagtagtccgttTTTGTTTAtgtaagattatggtattgttattttctgaccaacaatGATGACGACAATATTATAACGAATTTAactttgaagtttaaatctcggataaattttacaccaatgtGGTGAATTTTTCgaagagtagataaggaccaagaaatgctcctgaactaaaagaatgtattttatttagttttcgctgcaatgaagttgattatcttctaattaaatttgaaccaacgggagaatttaatttttgaagagtagttatatgtatttcaagttgatttatgagttccatgcattaattctattttctacccaacggtgatgtagaattgatgcagaagcaccttGTATGTTTTAATTCGACGATATCACTCGGCTACATGCCAACGGGCTACAATGttggggtatgtgaatgaaaagacttgagtcaagccagttcaggacagTTTTTGCTAATTTactaatttttttattaaatttgaaccaacggaaagatttaatttgaaaatgaagtatcagtgaatgttttagtcgtcatgactaagtttttgtatagatgtatcccgcatggggagaagttttggcatagtaatTATGCTAGTCCATCCAGCATGGCGGgcgaagttttgtgatgattcacatgttttgtatcccgcatagtgAGAGAAGTTTGTGTAGCTCTTATgttgtcctagtattgaccttggcacaatagaaatgcatagtcatggtcaatactaatcaaaagataagaaaagatgcaagcaTGACTTGCAAAAGTGtcgctaatgaaagacctcgttgagttcttaaagtgaattaaggaaagtgtactcctaaacggatCAAAAAATAACTTTATTTACATGacacaatcatgtgaatgaagtaagttataagtgtctccccgtttacaggctttctgaatagttatcgaaattatggcagtaaagttcatgccatatttcgagggggggaaTATACAGATCAATTAAGAAATAtgctcttcattaagagtgagataaagattaattaagatgaatgtgatcgtcGGAGGAGTACAACAGTTAcaataatgatacccctaagcagagaaatagctaaattcctagactttttaaagttccgacagaaaaatagcgtagtcagtctcaaagatgttaaggtggtgcttaaagcgtcaTATGAGATTTTAacggattaaacccaaaataagatatttgaagatacactatctttagaaaagataggAAGATCTaagggagcatggtatgtagaggtatgtagagacctaagacttgaagagaagcgagactgagtgcccacttcagtgattcaaacAATAAATTTCttaatacctgttgatgttgtatgacttatacaacacctgttgttggctcttcgtagaagatgaataatgtaaacaaggatcttatgatacaggagcctgtagaaccaattgcctcttggcaatgaagggcAACAACAGCCCCAAGTGAAAGTGCCAATAGCTGAGGcctcagaaggtctcaaagaattagtaaatcagttttttctgatgactataaagtctatgttagtaaagaaattcaaatgaagggtgatcccacctcatttcaagaagccatgagaagcgtttactcgtttaaatggctagaaagatataaagttgaaataaattcgatgaataccaacgatgtttgggacttagaagtaattcctaatggagcaAAAATAATAGGCtattaatgggtctacaagacaaaatgtgactctaAAAGGAATGTAGAAAggtataaagcacgacttgtggtaatatgctttaagcaaagagaatgaatagattacaatgagagttttatctccagtcttatgtaaggattcttttagaatcataatagtATTAATGACACATTACGATTTAAAGTTACATCAGatagatgtaaagacggcatttctcaatggggatttatatgaaaacgattacgtggcacaacccaaaaggttttgtAGTGGAAGAAAAGAatatatgggatgccgcctgtagaaatccatttatgggttaaaagtaagtcttTAGACAGTatcatttgaagttgatgaaataatgacaagaaagtttgggtttaaagaaaataagGACAATAACGTTTATACGAagctcaagaatggaaaattcattttccacatcctgtgaatagatgacattctactccttagtagtgatgttaatctgtcattggagaagaagttttgtcctcaagttttaatgtgaatgatcttggtgaagtgttattggttctaggaatcaaaattcaccaagatagaagaaatggggtattaggactattgcaaaggcatacttagaaaagattctaaaaaaataaagtatgcatgcgagtaaacctatgactgctcctatagtcaagggtaatagataaGGGAACTTTCAATGttctaggaaccgatatgagattgaTCGAATGagcatggttccatatgcttcagctgttagaagcttgatgagtgtacaagtacaagtaagaacttaccctgacgtagtttatgtatccggaatattttggcagaagtccagttcaGATGTAGATCACTGAaattgagttgagaatgtcttgcaattttgtaaagtattataggcctcatgctgagtaagaaagaataagaactctcaaatagttgagggtataaAAGTTATGTCTtgacgagatgtgtagtgaaatccacagcagttgctaactctcgcagttggagtattattgtggaaaagctccaaagaaacagttatggtgtcatcagtgatgcataccatagtatagcttgtcatgaggcttaaggaacaggtAAAAGAGGTTAAGGGAAtatgtacccggatttaacaatggtagacaacagcaataaccatttaaagtaagttgactcctaagacaacaagtcaagtgtgctgccaaacacattgacactaaggtatatattgtaaaggagaaaattcagaatcattttaaaagcattgagcacataagtaccgagtaagtacttgcggatccgcataccaaaggctaaccacccagtgcgttcaaagaacacacagtcgacatgggtttatgggaaagcctatgatttctagatactaagggcctagttgagtatctgttttaaaacagagaggtgcgttgtagctgtttaatctaatgtcAACAGACCATGGCGACgagacacgctctatgcactgatctgtgatggaataggaacaagataaagtaagtaagttaagtttaaggaataaggtgagatcaagtgggagaatgttagtttgatctccaccggccaattgggcccttggatcaacaccctgatcgggggcgttgAACCACTCCatagttggtgggcccccgtcgcacagcaccataaaagGGAACTTGAGGCCGAGGCACGAGGTACGAGGTTGACCGGAATCGCCAGATGCCCCATCCCTATCCCAACGCTATCCGATCTAAAGAGAAGGGTGCTGCCAGCAACGGAAAGCCCAACCGACTTCGCCGTCGCCTCTGCAGTGCCACCACGGCGCCGCCATCTCCCTCAGGCCGTCACTGCACCGTGCCTGCACCTACGACGGCCTAGCGCGCGCGTCACGGCTACCACTACTCCAACACGACGCGACCACCGTGACGGCTGCCTCGGGCGCACTAGCTACCAAGGTACACCAACGAGCTATTCATACCCGTTAGATCTACACCTAGAGATTGAGAAATATCTATCACTGGCATCACTGGAACTTGGCACCGATCGACACCATTACTTGTTACATTGTTGCAAGCTAACATACACGACGATTATTCTTACTGACTGATGATAACCGCAAGTTCAAGAGGCGGCAAGCTACACACACGACGATTATCGATTATTCTTACTGACTGATGACCGCAAGTTCAAGAGGCGGCTCGCCGCGACAGCCGGCGCCTTTGTCATGGAACGGCAGCAGCATGCTAGCATGCATTGATCATCAGATGATCAGAGGTGGTCGAAGATGATGCCACCGTGCGCGGCAAAGAAGGGCGCGAAGACGAGCGACTCCACGGCCATGAGCTTGATGAGGATGTTGAGGGACGGGCCGGAGGTGTCCTTGAGCGGGTCTCCGATTGTGTCTCCGATCACCGCCGCCTTGTGCGCCTCCGATCCCTGGGGCCCCAGCGACCTCGCTTCCTCAGACATGCCGGTCTGCAGTAGAGACAATGATTGCTTGGTCACTCCAATGGAGCACAATGCCAGCCGCATCATAACAGGTCAACTTGCATTGAGATGAGAGGGGTATAAGATATTCAATCTAGCTATGACCTCGATGTACCTCTTGGCGTTGTCCCATGCACCCCCGCTGTTGGAGGCAGAGATGGCGACCTGGACGCCGGAGACGAGTGCGCCGGCGAGGAGCCTCGCGCCCCCGCGAGCGTCTCGACCCCAAAGAGCATGCCGGCGACGAGCCATCATCTTCTTGAGCGAGGCGTCGGTGGAGATCCTAACGCAGGTGGCGTAGTCCGGCACGGCGAGGCCCTCGGCGAGGCCCGGGATCGTATCGAACTGGCGGCGCACCTCCTCCACCATCCGCAGCGCGGCGCTGCCAACGCTCCGCATCGTCATGGCCGAGAACTAGTAGGGGAGCATGGCGCCGACGAGGAGCCCCACGAACACGCGTGGGCTcagtgttggggtttagtcccacatcgtgtagcgatggtgggagagcacaacatataaggtgggagaaccctcacctatcaggctagtcttttgggttggaaaggcccaaggccttatatgttgtagctccggtggacctgagacctgtgggagcgtaggctcgtggtaacgagccgggccggctgtaagccagcttcaagatcgtgaactcggtggtcaccaccggttccaacaattggtatcaggagcccatggtcagaaaagctaaacaaaaaaaaagctaaacccgataaaaaatctcgagcgtcacatatggcgggggcaccccgatgtgtgactaagggggagattgttggggtttagtcccacatcgtgtagcgatggttggggagcacaacatataaggcggaagaagccctcacctatcaggctagtcttttgggttgagtaaatccaaggccttatatgttgtagctccggtggacctgagacctgtgggagcgcaggcttgtggtaacgagccgggccggctgtaagccagctccaagatcgtgaactcggtggtcaccaccggttccaacaattggtatcgagcccatggtaaaaaaaaagctaaacccgataaaaaatctcgagcgtcacata
This genomic interval carries:
- the LOC136510528 gene encoding pyrophosphate-energized vacuolar membrane proton pump-like, with the translated sequence MTMRSVGSAALRMVEEVRRQFDTIPGLAEGLAVPDYATCVRISTDASLKKMMARRRHALWGRDARGGARLLAGALVSGVQVAISASNSGGAWDNAKRYIETGMSEEARSLGPQGSEAHKAAVIGDTIGDPLKDTSGPSLNILIKLMAVESLVFAPFFAAHGGIIFDHL